One Syntrophales bacterium DNA segment encodes these proteins:
- a CDS encoding acyl-CoA dehydrogenase, with translation MMQAEQERIRQETGRVARFAESVIDPHRSELTRTALFPPDLWERMGREGFYRIGIPVEAGGSGGGAPAIQAVGETLALHGGCLGVVLSWLIQVMVTRWVFLQDATEDQRRQWLDSVISGRTVISLAASEPKVGAHPKFLKTSAEPRDGGWVLNGEKAMLSNGPLAGLFVALAVTGGTEKKKSFGTFLVPADAPGLIRTEPADMKALHPSPHGGIILKDCFVPPEAALGETTDAYRRLAFPFREIEDTLLMGPVTGVLFRQARLLSALFRDATEPGEEIRADLGRLSAQLDMIRILAREAAWLLDHPDPARPLFSLLFTFREMADHCQFLLDDLASQGGFASDGDLAGWASDTRLALSVGRNVLTLRLKKAGLDFIRNPK, from the coding sequence ATGATGCAGGCAGAGCAGGAGCGAATCCGGCAGGAGACCGGGCGGGTCGCCCGGTTTGCCGAGTCCGTCATCGACCCGCACCGGTCGGAGCTGACCCGGACGGCCCTGTTCCCGCCCGACCTCTGGGAGCGCATGGGCCGGGAGGGATTCTACCGGATCGGCATCCCCGTGGAAGCCGGCGGCAGCGGTGGCGGCGCACCGGCCATTCAGGCCGTCGGCGAGACCCTGGCCCTCCACGGCGGCTGCTTGGGAGTGGTTCTTTCCTGGCTGATCCAGGTGATGGTGACCCGGTGGGTTTTCCTGCAAGACGCCACGGAGGACCAGCGCCGCCAGTGGCTGGACTCCGTCATTTCGGGCCGGACCGTCATCTCGCTCGCCGCCTCGGAACCGAAGGTGGGAGCCCACCCGAAATTTCTAAAAACCTCCGCGGAGCCGCGGGACGGCGGATGGGTCCTCAACGGGGAGAAGGCCATGCTCTCCAACGGTCCCCTGGCCGGTCTCTTCGTGGCCCTGGCCGTAACCGGCGGAACGGAGAAGAAAAAGTCCTTCGGCACCTTCCTGGTTCCCGCCGACGCCCCGGGACTGATCCGGACCGAGCCGGCGGACATGAAGGCGCTTCACCCTTCTCCACACGGCGGGATTATCCTGAAGGACTGTTTTGTCCCGCCGGAGGCCGCCCTGGGGGAAACGACCGACGCCTACCGGCGACTGGCGTTCCCGTTCCGGGAGATCGAGGACACCCTGCTCATGGGCCCCGTCACGGGCGTCCTGTTCCGCCAGGCCCGTCTCCTCTCCGCGCTCTTCCGGGACGCCACCGAGCCGGGTGAAGAGATCCGCGCCGACCTGGGACGTCTTTCCGCCCAACTGGACATGATCCGGATCCTGGCCCGGGAGGCGGCCTGGCTTCTCGACCATCCCGATCCCGCGCGCCCCCTCTTCTCCCTGCTCTTCACCTTCCGCGAGATGGCGGACCACTGCCAGTTCCTCCTGGACGACCTGGCCTCCCAGGGGGGCTTTGCCTCCGATGGAGACCTGGCCGGCTGGGCCTCGGACACCCGCCTGGCCCTTTCGGTGGGACGCAACGTGCTCACGCTGCGCCTGAAAAAGGCGGGGCTCGACTTCATCCGGAACCCGAAGTGA
- a CDS encoding MarR family transcriptional regulator: MPNTRTDPPPPADDRFIYMLSTAQQQIRNHINAALTSNGIRVTIAQSGILFLLKQRDGRTMTELSTILAVDNSTLTGLADRLERAGFIRRDANPGDRRSSNLYLTPAGREECNRAKEVIRAVNRQVKEGFSEADLDTFRRILQDISRRFGRNSGPHKTADGGESP, encoded by the coding sequence ATGCCAAACACACGGACCGACCCACCGCCTCCGGCGGACGACCGCTTCATCTACATGCTGAGCACGGCGCAACAGCAGATCCGAAACCACATCAATGCCGCCCTGACCTCAAATGGAATCCGGGTCACCATCGCCCAGAGCGGCATCCTCTTCCTCCTCAAGCAGCGGGACGGCAGAACCATGACGGAGTTGAGCACGATCCTCGCCGTGGACAACTCCACCCTGACGGGACTGGCGGACCGCCTGGAGCGTGCAGGCTTCATCCGCCGTGACGCCAATCCGGGAGACCGGCGCTCGTCCAACCTGTACCTGACACCGGCCGGAAGAGAAGAATGCAACAGGGCCAAAGAGGTGATCCGCGCGGTGAACCGGCAGGTGAAGGAGGGTTTCTCGGAGGCGGATCTCGACACCTTCCGGCGCATCCTGCAGGACATTTCCAGGAGATTCGGGCGCAACAGCGGCCCGCACAAGACCGCCGACGGAGGGGAATCGCCATGA
- a CDS encoding PAS domain S-box protein: MDDAKSYEKLNQEMEQARRRIAFLETKLASLGGTWSHPFSGLKEALSPSQSAEPVSENELQYRSLIQSLQETVYALDVDGTVTFVSPQIESVLGYRPEEMIGQPFMSYIHRHDLKEMLNRFELEGSSGMQPWESRLYAKDGRIIWVRAAISRKIFQDGRYCGITGTLSDVTERRKMEEDLAESRRRLANLMDHLPGMAFRCANDRDWNVDYVSAGCLELTGYTPEELTGGVVTYNELIHPVDRDSVWNRIQSVITGGRTYRLTYRLLTRDGKEKFVSEQGNGIPSADGKVTTLEGFISDITDQHLAEARVRDSFARIRRALGGIIKVMASTIEYRDPCTSGHQQRVSDLARRIAQELNLPADQVDGLRMAGAIHDIGKVAVPAEILGKPSELSPIEMLLVKTHAQTGFEIIREIEFPWPIARMVLEHHERLDGSGYPSGLKGDEILLESRILAVADVVEAMCSHRPYRPALGTEVAMDEIRTHRGTLYDAVVVDACLALFQEKDYRLE; the protein is encoded by the coding sequence ATGGACGATGCAAAGAGTTATGAGAAGCTGAATCAGGAGATGGAGCAGGCCCGCCGCCGGATTGCCTTCCTGGAAACGAAGCTGGCCAGTCTGGGCGGGACCTGGAGCCATCCGTTTTCCGGTCTGAAGGAAGCGTTGTCGCCAAGCCAGAGCGCCGAGCCCGTCTCGGAAAACGAGCTGCAGTACCGCTCCCTCATTCAGAGCCTGCAGGAAACGGTGTATGCCCTCGACGTGGACGGCACGGTCACGTTCGTCAGTCCCCAGATTGAGTCAGTGCTGGGGTACCGCCCCGAGGAGATGATCGGCCAGCCCTTCATGTCCTACATCCATCGGCACGACCTCAAGGAGATGCTCAACCGCTTCGAACTGGAGGGGAGCTCGGGGATGCAGCCCTGGGAGAGCAGGCTGTACGCCAAGGACGGGCGCATCATCTGGGTGCGCGCCGCCATCAGCCGGAAGATCTTCCAGGACGGGCGGTACTGCGGCATCACCGGAACCCTCTCCGACGTGACCGAGCGGCGGAAGATGGAGGAGGACCTCGCTGAGAGCAGGCGCCGCCTGGCCAACCTGATGGACCACCTCCCCGGCATGGCGTTTCGCTGCGCCAACGACCGGGACTGGAACGTGGACTACGTCAGTGCAGGCTGCCTTGAGCTGACCGGTTACACCCCCGAAGAGCTCACCGGCGGCGTGGTCACGTACAACGAGCTCATCCACCCGGTGGACCGGGACAGCGTCTGGAACAGGATCCAGTCCGTCATCACCGGAGGCCGGACCTATCGCCTCACGTACCGTCTCCTGACCCGGGACGGAAAGGAGAAGTTCGTCTCGGAGCAGGGCAACGGAATCCCCTCGGCCGATGGGAAAGTCACTACCCTGGAAGGATTTATCAGCGATATCACTGATCAACACCTGGCCGAAGCTCGCGTCCGGGACAGCTTCGCCAGGATCCGCAGGGCTCTCGGCGGGATCATCAAGGTGATGGCCTCCACGATCGAATACCGGGACCCCTGCACGTCGGGCCACCAGCAGCGCGTATCGGACCTGGCCCGCCGAATCGCCCAGGAGCTGAATCTGCCGGCGGACCAGGTGGACGGCCTGCGCATGGCCGGCGCCATCCACGACATCGGCAAGGTGGCCGTTCCCGCGGAGATCCTCGGCAAACCCTCGGAGCTCAGCCCCATCGAGATGCTCCTCGTCAAGACCCATGCCCAGACCGGCTTCGAAATCATCCGGGAGATCGAGTTTCCCTGGCCCATCGCCCGCATGGTCCTGGAGCACCACGAACGCCTGGACGGATCGGGCTACCCCAGCGGCCTCAAGGGGGACGAGATTCTCCTGGAATCAAGAATCCTTGCGGTGGCGGACGTCGTGGAGGCCATGTGCTCCCATCGTCCCTACCGGCCGGCCCTCGGCACCGAGGTGGCCATGGACGAGATCCGGACCCACCGGGGAACCCTGTACGACGCAGTCGTCGTCGACGCCTGCCTCGCCCTCTTCCAGGAAAAGGATTACCGCCTCGAATAG
- a CDS encoding iron-containing alcohol dehydrogenase has product MQNFIFENPTRILFGKGQIRRIGAEVRRHGAKVLLVYGTGSIKRNGVYDQVMASLAEAGVAVAEFPGARSNPVLSHVRLGIERARNEGADVVLAVGGGSVIDTAKAIAAGVPAECDVWDFFLRKSAIKKALPVLTVVTVSASASEMNPAAVITNEDGARKYSIRDMAVQPKASVLDPTVLFSLDRAYSAYSAVDIIAHMLEGYFTNTATSSDLQDGLVEALMHSVMESTGVILREPENYEARATLMWSAVLGFNGLTTAGMGIVGFPMHMVEHALSALYDIPHGAGLSIVMPAWMTWAARKNPARFARLARRIFHVEAADDTEAAREGIESLKKWFAAIGSPVTLAEGKIPEEGIGLITENAFALAQVWGLKDYTKEAIAEILTLCR; this is encoded by the coding sequence ATGCAGAACTTCATCTTCGAAAACCCCACGCGGATCCTCTTCGGAAAGGGACAGATCCGGCGGATCGGGGCGGAGGTGCGCCGCCACGGAGCGAAAGTGCTCCTCGTCTACGGAACCGGCAGCATCAAGCGCAACGGGGTCTACGACCAGGTCATGGCCTCCCTGGCTGAGGCGGGGGTCGCCGTTGCGGAGTTTCCCGGCGCCCGTTCAAACCCGGTCCTCTCGCACGTCCGCCTGGGCATCGAACGGGCCCGGAACGAAGGAGCCGACGTCGTCCTGGCGGTAGGGGGCGGAAGCGTCATCGACACGGCCAAGGCTATCGCCGCAGGCGTTCCGGCCGAATGCGACGTCTGGGATTTCTTCCTCCGGAAAAGCGCCATCAAAAAGGCCCTGCCGGTCCTCACCGTGGTCACCGTCTCCGCCAGCGCATCGGAGATGAATCCCGCCGCCGTCATCACTAACGAGGATGGAGCCCGAAAATACAGCATCCGGGACATGGCGGTCCAGCCGAAGGCCTCCGTCCTGGATCCGACGGTTCTCTTCAGCCTTGACCGCGCCTACAGTGCCTACAGCGCCGTCGACATCATCGCCCACATGCTGGAGGGCTATTTCACCAACACCGCCACGTCCAGCGACCTGCAGGACGGGTTGGTGGAGGCCCTGATGCACAGCGTCATGGAGAGCACCGGCGTGATCCTCCGGGAGCCGGAGAACTACGAGGCCCGGGCGACGCTGATGTGGTCCGCCGTCCTGGGCTTCAACGGCCTCACCACCGCCGGAATGGGAATCGTCGGCTTCCCCATGCACATGGTCGAGCACGCCCTGAGCGCCCTCTACGACATCCCGCACGGGGCGGGGCTCTCCATCGTCATGCCCGCCTGGATGACCTGGGCCGCCCGGAAGAACCCCGCCCGGTTCGCCCGCCTGGCCCGCCGGATCTTCCATGTCGAAGCGGCGGACGATACCGAGGCCGCCCGGGAGGGCATTGAGAGCCTCAAGAAATGGTTCGCCGCCATCGGCAGTCCCGTGACCCTGGCGGAGGGAAAGATCCCCGAGGAGGGAATCGGCCTCATCACGGAGAACGCCTTTGCCCTCGCCCAGGTGTGGGGGCTCAAGGATTACACGAAAGAAGCGATTGCCGAGATACTGACCCTGTGCCGCTGA
- a CDS encoding DUF2845 domain-containing protein, whose product MRGTRWAGTVILVTLFLAGTATAAEAFRCRGGALVSEGDSKAKVILECGDPLLKEKVSSVETGTSVEEETKDKKKGTRKKVASRKGKRQSVERWSYNCGENDFIYHLSFQGGILKKVETAGRGKGPSRCP is encoded by the coding sequence ATGAGAGGAACGCGATGGGCCGGGACCGTGATCCTGGTCACACTGTTCCTGGCCGGCACGGCGACGGCGGCGGAGGCTTTCCGCTGCCGCGGCGGCGCCCTCGTTTCGGAGGGGGACAGCAAGGCGAAAGTCATCCTGGAGTGCGGCGACCCCCTGCTGAAGGAGAAGGTTTCCTCCGTTGAAACGGGGACGTCGGTCGAGGAGGAAACAAAAGACAAAAAGAAGGGAACCCGGAAAAAGGTGGCCAGCAGGAAAGGAAAGCGGCAGAGCGTCGAGCGCTGGTCCTACAACTGCGGCGAGAACGATTTCATCTACCACCTCTCCTTTCAGGGGGGGATCCTGAAAAAGGTGGAGACCGCGGGACGGGGGAAGGGTCCGTCCCGCTGTCCGTAA